Genomic segment of Candidatus Baltobacteraceae bacterium:
TGCATCGCCGCGAGCAGGCCTTGGAGCTCCACCGGTTGCGGCGTCGTGTTCGCAAGCGTCCACGATCGATCGCCGAACTCGGCGCCGACGGTGCCGATGACGCCGCACGGGCGGTTTGCCGCATTGCAGATTGCGGCAATCATGCGCGTCGTCGTCGTCTTTCCATTCGTGCCGGTCACGCCGGCGACGTCGAGCGCCTGCGACGGATCGCCGTAAAACGCGGCGGCGAGCGGCGAGAGCGCGCGCCGCGTATCGGGAACGTGTACGACCGTCACGTGCGCCGGTACGCGCGGCTGATGCGCCGCCTCGACGACGATCGCGATCGCGCCCTTGGCAACCGCCTGCGCGACGTACTCGTGACCGTCGGCGTGTTCACCGCGCAGCGCGACGAAGAGCGCTCCCGGAGACACCGCCCGCGAGTCGATCGTTATTGCGGTGACCAAGCGCGTGGTGTCGCCGTTGACTTGCGAGCTCGCCGGCAATCGGAGCAACAGCGCCGCCAGCTCCATCGTGCGCTCAGCCATGCGCCGGCTTTACGGGATCTTCCACCGGCAAAATGCCCGCGTGCAGCATCGCCGCGCGTGAAATCTCGGAAAAGGCCGGCGCCGCGACGACGCTGCCGTAGTAGGAACCGATGGGACGCTCGACTTTCACGTAAACCACGTATCGCGGGTGTTCGTAGGGGACCATTCCGATAAACGAGGCGGCATAGTATCCCGCGCGATAGGTGCCGCCGACGACCATCTCCGCGGTGCCGGTTTTTCCGGCAGTCGTATACCCGGGGATTTGGGCCGACGGGTCGCCCGTTCCGTGCATTACGACCAAGCGCAGGAAGGCGCGCAGCTCGGCGGCGGTCTTTTCGGAGAAGACGCGGCGGACGACCTTAGGGGTAGTGGTGCGGACCAGCTTGCCGTCTTGATCGTAGACGGCGCGAACGATCCGCGGCTGGAGAAGCAGGCCACCGTTGGCGATCGCGCAGTAGTAGCGCGCCATCGCGATCGGGGTCACCGACACGCCTTGCCCAAACGACATCGTCGCGAGCGACGGCGCGCTCCAATCCGGCGGCGGCGGCACGATGCCGGGGTTTTCGCCAGGCAGACCGATGCCCGTCGGATCGCCGAAGCCCGCGCGTCTCTCCATGTCGTAAAACGTACGCGCGCCGATGGACATGCCCACTTCGGCGGCGCCGACGTTGTGCGAGTACTGGATGATCTGCGAGAGCGTTTCGGTGCTGCCGTTTAGCGGCATATCGTCTTCGGCGTTGTGGATTACCCGGCCGCCGACTTCGAGCGCGTCGCGCGCCGGAAAGACCGACGTCAGCGACACCTTATGGGATTCGAGTGCGGCCGCGGCGGTAACGAGCTTAAAGGTCGAGCCCGGCTCGTAGGCGTCCATCACGGCGCGGTCGCGGCGCGCTCCGTCGCCGAACTTCCAGAAACGATTCGGATCGAAGTCGGGCATGTTCGCGAGCGCAAGCACTTCGCCGGTCCACGGATCCATCACGATGGCCGTTCCGTCGAGTGCGTGAAAGGCTTTGACTTGCTTTGCCAATGCGCGTTCGGCGGCGAACTGTAAATACGAGTCGATCGTCAGCTCGACGTTGTCGCCGGGTTCCGCCGGCTTGACGACGCGTTCCATTCCGAACGGAATCGGCCGTCCGAACTCGTCGGCTTCGAGCGTCATCGAGCCCGAGCGGCCGCGCAGGACGTCGTCGTACGAGTACTCGAGTCCGTCGAGGCCGTTTTCATCGGTGCCGACGAAACCGATCACCGTCGACGCCAGCGTTCCCACCGTATCGACGCGCAAGCCTGAGTCTTCTTCTTTTAACGCGATACCGGGCAAGCCGAGATCGCGCACGCGTTCGGCAACGTCGTGCGGCACTTTGCGCGCGATCCACGCGAACCACGAATGTTTGTCACGCAGTCCTTCGATCGTTTCGGGCGAAAGTTTGCCGACCGTCTTGCTCAGTTGCGCGATGGTGCGATTGACGTCGGTCATGTCGCGCGGTACCGCGTAGACGCTTTCGGACGGCAAAGAACGCGCCATCACGTTTCCGTCGCGATCGAGAATACTGCCGCGCCGCGCGAAGACTTCCACCGTGTCGGATCGCTGCGCGAGCGCGTCGCGCGCATAGGCAGGTCCGTTACGCACTTGCACGTCGACCAGCCGCCAGACCAGGTAGAGCGCGATGAGCAGGCAAGCGTAGAATAGATACTTAGCACGCATCGGGGCGACGCGCGCGAACGTTCGTTGATGCACTGCTAGGGGTGAGCGGGAATCAACATCCCCGCGAGCGAGGAGAAGGCGGCGAGATGCCGCCCCTGCGACGCCTGCGCCGACGAAGGCAGCTCGACCAGGGCGAAATGCTGCGGTTCGATCATGCCCAAGCGTGCGGCAAGCGCCGCCAAACGGTCGTCCGAGCGAAGCACCGCGATCTTGTCGTCGAGACGCATCGTCTCGGCTTGGAGCGCCGCGCGCTCGTGCTTGGCGTTGGCAACGGCGTACGACAACCCGGTGAGTTCCGACGTGAGCACGACGTAGGCCATCAGGAACGCCAGCACGATGGTGAGTGCGCCCGAAATTTGCAGTAGATTCTTATATCGCGCTTTCGACTTTTTGTCGATGCGCCGGTGCGTCGCCGCACGCGCGGTGCGAGGATTGGGAATCCGGTGCTTGCGTTCGAGTTGGCGGGGCTGTACCAATTAACTGGCCTTTCGTCGAGCCGCGCGCAACTTAGCGCTGCGCGCGCGAACGTTTTGCGTGATTTCGTGCTCCGTGGGAGCCAGCGGCCGGCGCGTCAGGACTTCGAGCCGTTCGTCGTCGCGGAACGTATGCTTCACGATGCGGTCTTCGAGCGAGTGAAAGCTGATGACGGCCACTCGACCGGCCGAACGCAAGCGCCCAATTGCGGCGTGCAGGCCCTCGCGCAGGGCGTCGAGCTCGTCGTTGACCGCGATGCGCAGCGCTTGAAAGACGCGCGTCGCCGGATGGATGCGCTCGCGCCGCCCAGGGCGGTGAACGATGCCCGCGATCAGCGATGCAAACTCGGTGGTGGTGGCAGGCAGCGTCCCTGACGCGCGCCGCTCGACGATCGCGTGTGCGATGCGACGCGCGGCACGTTCTTCACCGTAATGGAAGAACATGTCGGCCAGTTCGCGCTCGCTCGCACTGGAGAGAACGTCGTACGCGGTGCGCCCGGCGTACGGATTCATCCGCATGTCGAGCGGCGCGGGTTTGCCCAGGGAGAAGCCGCGTTCGGGATCGTCAAACTGCATGGACGATACTCCCAAGTCGAATAAAATGCCATCGATCGACCCGATCGCTTGACGGTCGAGCTGCTCGCACAGCTCGCGAAAGTTCGCCGGTATAAAGGTAAAGCGAGGGTCGGCGATCTCGGCCGCTCGCGGTATCGCCGATGGATCCGCGTCGAACGCGAGGAGCCGGCCAGTCTCCAAACGATCCAAGATCGCCCGGGAGTGCCCACCCGCACCGAAGGTCGCATCGACGTAGATCCCATCGGAGCGGATCTCCAGGCAGTCCAAGGCCGGACCCAAGAGCACTGGGACGTGGCTCATGCGCGCACCACATCAGTACACGCCGAGGTCGGCCATGAAATCGGCAACCTCGCCCCCCGAGACGCTCTCGACGTTGTAGCGTTCCGCGGCCCAAATCTCGATGCGCGTCATCATGCCGACCGAGACGACGTTGCGTTCGATGCCGGCATAGGCGCGCAGACTGGCGGGAATGACGACCCGGCCCTGGGTATCGCTTGTGACTTCCTCTGTATGGGCGAAGATGTAGCGCAAAAACCGCCGGTACTTGTCGCGGTCTTCCTTGCGCGGCGGCGCCTCGAGCCGGCGCGAGATTTCCACCCACGTCGCAAGCGGAAAAAGGGCGAGGCACGGGTCCGGGTGCCCGATGGTTAGGACGAAGCGTTCGCCCAGGCGGTCCCTGAAGCGCGCGGGCACGATGAGACGCCCCTTACCGTCGAGGGCGTGCTGCTCCGACCCAGCGAAACGCGGCAGATCCGCCTGCACCTAAGTCCTCCGGAGACACCACTAAGCACTACTTTGCTCCACTATACGCCCCAAGAAGGCGCGAGGCAAGTTTGACCGGTGGCGGGATCCAGCTTAATTACGGAAGTCCATCTAGCACGAACGCTTGTTCGATGACGTCTTTCCGCTCGCGTTATTGGAAGGCGAGCGCTTTGCACGAGCGCCTACGCCTGTCGGTTCTCCACGAATCGGCGAGAAATACGTCCGTGGGGAAATGCGAGAAGGAAACGAATCGTTGTATCTCCCATGCGCAATTTAGCGCCCTTGCGTTGGCTAACGCTCCTCGCGCTATCGGCGATTGCCGCTTGCTCTGCGCGTACTTCCTCGTTTGGCGTATTGCCGAATGCGGTTCGGGTTTCGCGTGTAGAGCGTTCGGCGGCGGGATACAGTGGCGATCTTTTTGTTGCCAACGTAGGAAGAAATACCCAACGCGGCAGCGTCGCGGTTTTTGCGAACGGGGGTTCTAACCCCGTTCATCAGGTCGTGAACGGGATCGATAGACCGAGCGCAATCGCGTTCGAACTTTCCGGGGACCTCGTCGTTGCCAACTCGGCGCGAGACTCGCTAACCGTTTACGACGCGGCGACTCTCACGCTCGAGGACACGATCACGCAAGGTGTTTCGTCGCCGTCGGCGCTGGCGACGGATTTCATGGGGAACGTTTACGCCGGCAATCAGAACAGCGTGACCGTATACGCGCCGCACCAGAGCGCACCGATACGAACGATTTCCGGAGTCGTCGCGCCGCGGCGGCTCGCGTTCGATCAATACGGCTCGCTATACGTCGTCCAAAACAGCACCATTGAGGTGTATGCGCCGGGAGCCGTGAAGCCGTTTCGTACGATTCGCAAGGGCCTCAACGATCCGCGTTGGACCGTATTCGCTTCGGATGGCAGTTTGGTCGTCGCTAATGCGGGCGGCACCAGTGGAAAAGGATCGATCGCGATATATCCGCCGTACGCCAACGTACCCAAGCTGCGTATTACCGCGGGAATCGACGTGCCGGTGCGCGTCGTCTTCGATTCGTCGGGAAACATGTACGTTGCCAACGACGGCGACGGAACCGGATCGGTCACGGTTTTCGCGAAGGGCGGCGTACGACCGCTCCGCACCATCAGGGCCGGTATAAATCACCCAAGCGCGCTCGACTTTGCTTTCGGGCGTCTCTACGTAGCAAATGCTCCTTCGAGCGGTGCGGGATCGCTTGTGTCTTACGTAGTCGGGTCGTCGCAGCCCGCGCAAACGATTACCACCGGCGTCAACGTTCCGTCGACGATGCGCGCGCCGGGTAAAGCGGTTAAGCAGTATCTCTTTGTCTCAAACGTCGCGAAGAATTCGGTCACGATCTATCCGATTGGAACCGGTAACCTCGTGCGCACGATTTCCTCCCAGATCTCCAAACTGAATTCGATGTTGGTGGACGGATGGGGAAATCTCGACGTGCTGGGAGCCGCAGGAGTGAGCGTCTACGCAGCGGGCGGCCTCACGCCTTTGACCGATCTTTCCGGCACGAACGACGTTTCCGCAATTGCGCTGGATTCGAACGGGTCGCTCTACGTTTCGCACGAGGGCGGCGGAACGGCGAACTATCCCGGATCCATCGGAATCTATCCGCCCGGTTCGACCAGTCCAGTGCGCACCATCGCGGGTTCGAGCACGTCGGAAATCCATATGCCGGTAGCGCTCGCAGTCGACGCTACCGGCAACCTTTACGTCGGAAACCTCGCCGACGGATTTCGTTCTTCTTCGGATTATCCAGGGAACTACGTAACGATGTTTACCCCCGGAAGCAGTACGCCGTCGAACGTCATTGGGGTGAACGCACCCGAGCGCCTCGCTGTCGACGGATCGGGAAATCTGTTTGTAGGCAGCGCTAAGTCGTATTTTACAAGCTACGGGCCGGCGACGATCTTCGAATATGCGCCCGGGAGCAGTAAGCTGTTGCGGCAGATCGCGCTTAGCGCGCCGACATCAGCGTTTGTGCTTGACGGCGCGGGAAATCTCTACGTTGCCAACGAGAGCACGAACGCCGTCGACGTGTACGCGCCGGGCGCGACGACGCCGGGGCGATCCATCGTGCGGGGCGTCGGCGCACCGTCAGCCCTGCTATTCGATCCGGTGGGAAATCTCTACGTAGCGAACTCCTCGTTAAACACGGTGACCATGTATGCACCGGGGTCGAGTACTCCGTCGTTGACGATTCACAGCGGAGTCGACGCGCCAAACGCGCTCGCCTTGGGAGGTTCGTAGTGCGTTTCGTCACTGCGGGCTGTCTCGCGCTCGTCATCGCCGGCTGCGGTGCGCGTTCGCAGCCGGCTCAGCCGTTGCCCGTTCCGGCTGCAGACGCAAAAAGTTCGGATGCGCAGTCGCTCTATCTCGAAAACTACGGCTCAAATAGGATTGAGGTATACGCACTTGGCGCGACGACCGTAAAATACGAAATCGTTGGGCCGGCCGGATGTGCGTTTGTGGGACCGCTCGCGTTTACCGTGACCGGATGGCTCGTCGCAGAGTGTGGGCACGCGATAATCGAGATACCGCCAGGCACGACAAAAGCGAAGAGAATCATCACGGACGGCGTGCCGCCCGACTTCGTGGCAATGAGCGTCGATGCGTCGGATAATCTCTATGTCGCGGGAGAGAACTACACATCAACCTTCACCGGCATCATCGAATATTCGCCTTGGAGCTCCGTACCGATCCGAACCATCGCCCTCGGGTTCAACCCCTATTCACTTGTAACGGACGCCGGCGGAAGCATCTTCTTAGCGCATGAGCCTGGGGCGGCGGCCAAACAGCCCGGTATCGCGATCTACCCACCCGGAACGTCCGTGACTCAGGTGCGCGAAGTTCCATTTCCTTTCCCACCAACGTCGATGACACGGGACGCTAAAGGCTCGGTCTACGTCGGCGGCTACACGGGCACGTGGCCGACGCTGTCGGCCCAGATCGTCGCGTACGCTCCGGGGTTGACGACGAAACTGCGCACGATCGTCGGGCCGCCGAAATTGGGTCTGAGCGATCTTCGCGTCGATTCCGCCGGGCGGATGTATGCGCTCTACTTCGGCCGTCCCCAATACGTGCTTCACCACCCCGGAACGCCGGTGTACAACATCGACGTGTACGAAGCCGGCGCGACGAGACCGTCGCGCGTGATCCATGAAGGGTTGCAGAACCCCCGCATGATCGCAGTCGACGATCGCGGTTACATCTATGCTCTAAACATCGGTCCGCACGAGAACCATCCGGCACGCTACGTGAATCCGTCGATTGCCGTCTACGCCCCCGGAGGTTCCGTGCCTGTGAGCACCATTACGGAAGGCGTAACGTCGGCCACGGCTATAGCCGTCGGC
This window contains:
- a CDS encoding penicillin-binding protein 2; its protein translation is MRAKYLFYACLLIALYLVWRLVDVQVRNGPAYARDALAQRSDTVEVFARRGSILDRDGNVMARSLPSESVYAVPRDMTDVNRTIAQLSKTVGKLSPETIEGLRDKHSWFAWIARKVPHDVAERVRDLGLPGIALKEEDSGLRVDTVGTLASTVIGFVGTDENGLDGLEYSYDDVLRGRSGSMTLEADEFGRPIPFGMERVVKPAEPGDNVELTIDSYLQFAAERALAKQVKAFHALDGTAIVMDPWTGEVLALANMPDFDPNRFWKFGDGARRDRAVMDAYEPGSTFKLVTAAAALESHKVSLTSVFPARDALEVGGRVIHNAEDDMPLNGSTETLSQIIQYSHNVGAAEVGMSIGARTFYDMERRAGFGDPTGIGLPGENPGIVPPPPDWSAPSLATMSFGQGVSVTPIAMARYYCAIANGGLLLQPRIVRAVYDQDGKLVRTTTPKVVRRVFSEKTAAELRAFLRLVVMHGTGDPSAQIPGYTTAGKTGTAEMVVGGTYRAGYYAASFIGMVPYEHPRYVVYVKVERPIGSYYGSVVAAPAFSEISRAAMLHAGILPVEDPVKPAHG
- the mraZ gene encoding division/cell wall cluster transcriptional repressor MraZ; this translates as MQADLPRFAGSEQHALDGKGRLIVPARFRDRLGERFVLTIGHPDPCLALFPLATWVEISRRLEAPPRKEDRDKYRRFLRYIFAHTEEVTSDTQGRVVIPASLRAYAGIERNVVSVGMMTRIEIWAAERYNVESVSGGEVADFMADLGVY
- the rsmH gene encoding 16S rRNA (cytosine(1402)-N(4))-methyltransferase RsmH; this translates as MSHVPVLLGPALDCLEIRSDGIYVDATFGAGGHSRAILDRLETGRLLAFDADPSAIPRAAEIADPRFTFIPANFRELCEQLDRQAIGSIDGILFDLGVSSMQFDDPERGFSLGKPAPLDMRMNPYAGRTAYDVLSSASERELADMFFHYGEERAARRIAHAIVERRASGTLPATTTEFASLIAGIVHRPGRRERIHPATRVFQALRIAVNDELDALREGLHAAIGRLRSAGRVAVISFHSLEDRIVKHTFRDDERLEVLTRRPLAPTEHEITQNVRARSAKLRAARRKAS